In the genome of Phlebotomus papatasi isolate M1 chromosome 2, Ppap_2.1, whole genome shotgun sequence, one region contains:
- the LOC129801314 gene encoding gastrula zinc finger protein XlCGF26.1-like → MDNYLKERVEKVIKTEMENNFIDYSIVKEEYCVQQDDIVPSASSVPSSIKKENQDLENVTINAQSVAEPCDMMRHHYQCGECGLKFPNLSSVKSHFQRVHDQKENFKPSNCPICGTLYKRKYDYEKHLARHSKDERLAQQNKANQSRLVKCLYCYKNFTTKDYLISHSNIHHRGLPGLDDPPLTCTICKKVYQNLDDLKEHGKSHPAEKAYECALCQNKYYSKIALKKHIFEVHLKIYKNQKIFKCSFCSKSFRHKYYLDAHLYTHSTKRSFECEICGKKYKRVYNLKNHKLVHSNDNQSLRCLYCPKVFPTNVYCKNHIYKEHRGLPVELTGLLFCNICKEEFTDLDILKDHVKIHVVAQTYQCDICGKVYLSYNGLKNHKRSKKCVELDESKIMNVEDLGTKVSYHECTYCGKNIKKKAAYKRHIKSYHTNDKKFLCAHCPKRYVDKPGLARHVVLHKKYKPFKCSICKEGFNTKAALERHSPIHRVLTFNCSICSNTFMEKILLDTHMLSHETNKISAVSTSTVTV, encoded by the exons ATggataattatttaaaagaaagagTAGAAAAAGTTATCAAAACAGagatggaaaataattttattgactaCAGTATTGTGAAAGAAGAGTACTGTGTACAACAGGATGATATAGTGCCTTCAGCGTCTTCGGTGCCTTCGTCCATTAAAAAGGAAAATCAGGACCTTGA GAACGTTACAATAAATGCACAATCTGTTGCTGAACCATGTGATATGATGAGGCATCACTACCAATGTGGCGAATGTGGTCTGAAATTCCCGAATTTGTCTTCAGTAAAAAGTCATTTCCAGCGAGTTCATGACCAAAA AGAAAATTTCAAGCCCTCTAATTGCCCAATTTGTGGAACATTATACAAGAGAAAATATGACTATGAAAAACATTTAGCTAGACACAGCAAAGATGAAAGGCTAGCCCAACAGAATAAGGCAAATCAATCAAGGCTTGTAAAGTGCCTTTATTGTTACAAAAACTTTACCACCAAAGACTACTTAATCAGCCATTCAAACATTCATCACAGAGGACTCCCTGGTCTAGATG ACCCACCCCTCACATGTACAATCTGTAAGAAAGTATACCAAAATCTAGATGATTTAAAGGAACACGGGAAATCACATCCAGCAGAAAAGGCCTACGAATGCGCTCTTTGCCAAAATAAATATTACAGCAAAATTGCactgaaaaaacatatttttgaagtGCATTTGAAGATATACAAAAaccagaaaatatttaaatgctcATTTTGTTCGAAGAGCTTTCGACACAAATACTATTTGGATGCACATCTATACACTCACTCCACAAAAAGATCATTTGAATGCGAAATTTGcggcaaaaaatacaaaagagtGTATAATCTGAAGAACCATAAATTGGTCCATTCAAATGATAATCAATCTCTAAGATGCCTTTATTGTCCAAAAGTATTTCCAACAAATGTATATtgcaaaaatcatatttataaagAACATCGAGGTCTTCCGGTAGAACTCACAG GTCtacttttttgtaatatttgcaAGGAGGAGTTCACGGACTTAGATATCCTGAAAGATCATGTTAAAATACATGTGGTCGCCCAAACTTATCAATGCGACATTTGCGGAAAGGTTTACTTATCATACAATGGACTAAAAAATCATAAACGAAGTAAAAAATGCGTTGAACTTGATGAATCGAAAATCATGAATGTGGAGGATTTAGGAACAAAAGTTTCATACCACGAGTGCACATATTGcggcaaaaatataaaaaagaaagcTGCTTATAAGCGCCACATAAAATCTTACCACACaaatgataaaaaatttctGTGTGCTCATTGTCCCAAAAGATATGTCGATAAACCTGGTCTCGCGAGACATGTGGTCCTTCACAAGAAATACAAACCGTTTAAGTGTTCCATTTGCAAGGAAGGTTTTAATACAAAAGCAGCTTTGGAACGGCATTCGCCAATCCATAGAGTGTTGACTTTTAATTGTTCTATCTGTTCTAATACATTTATGGAAAAGATCCTCTTGGATACTCATATGCTGAGTCatgaaacaaataaaatttctgCGGTATCAACTAGCACTGTTAcagtttaa
- the LOC129801317 gene encoding uncharacterized protein LOC129801317 isoform X1 — MDVVIKEEYIKEEPDDTFVDCNIVKEEYCVQEDTVTFQITEEPDFSTLKYEAASDLTDTLKCGDHEKNSENHLIKSESYTEFDTNNVDCDPLAHFRNYKEEIDSNDTDEQSSEESCTINQRDDLTLSESSKAEFNDEINTNHGNKSAFKVRKGRKRPAAKDEWTANNRKRKRNFGLEYINRTGKLIPSRKLQPPCTKCRLKCHDRISEDIRQELFKKFWAFGNLLTQRQYIHNLMDIAKLPDRKRKSLVQYKLIIDGTTFKVCKKFFLKTFDLTNKFIRTIIIKSIDGKLEGEHRGRKRRK; from the exons atggATGTTGTAATAAAAGAGGAATATATTAAGGAGGAACCTGATGACACGTTTGTTGATTGCAACATTGTAAAAGAGGAATACTGTGTCCAAGAAGATACAGTAACGTTCCAAATAACAGAAGAGCCTGA TTTTTCTACATTAAAATACGAAGCTGCGTCTGATTTAACAGATACTTTGAAATGTGGAGATCATGAAAA gaACAGTGAGaatcatttaataaaatctgAAAGCTACACAGAGTTTGATACGAATAATGTTGATTGTGATCCTTTGGCTCACTTTAGAAATTATAAAGAAGAAATTGATTCAAATGATACAGATGAACAGTCCTCCGAAGAGTCTTGTACAATAAATCAAAGAGATGATTTAACATTGAGTGAATCCTCAAAAGCAGAATTTAATGATGAGATAAATACAAATCATGGGAATAAATCTGCTTTTAAAGTACGAAAAGGACGAAAACGTCCTGCAGCAAAAGATGAGTGGACAGCCAATAATCGTAAGAGGAAAAGAAATTTTGGGCTGGAATACATAAATCGCACAGGAAAACTCATACCAAGCCGGAAGTTGCAGCCACCATGTACAAAATGTCGTTTAAAATGTCATGATAGGATATCTGAAGATATTCGTCAggaactatttaaaaaattctgggCATTTGGAAATTTACTCACACAAAGGCAGTACATCCACAATCTTATGGATATCGCAAAACTTCCAGATCGTAAACGTAAAAGCTTGGTTCAGTACAAGTTAATCATAGATGGTACGACATTTAAAGTgtgtaaaaaatttttcttaaagacTTTTGACCTTACTAATAAATTCATCAGAACAATTATAATTAAGTCTATAGATGGAAAATTGGAAGGTGAGCACAGAGGAAGGAAAAGACGTAAATAG
- the LOC129801317 gene encoding uncharacterized protein LOC129801317 isoform X2, producing MDVVIKEEYIKEEPDDTFVDCNIVKEEYCVQEDTVTFQITEEPDFSTLKYEAASDLTDTLKCGDHEKIKSENMWQVDETQYNKLDPLAEHNSSCRIMDDEVFSPKNGNDTKTKTPGRKKKGDPEKWAQNIRVKSREKGLPYINRAGKLIPQKSKKEPCYTKCRRRCTSIFSEEERDVIFQKFWNLSNIEKKFFFAEFITKKEKNNKRKTVKLSRRTYTFQYYFERNNEKYQVCRTFFLNTINVSETSIYYFFDNMYNSDSVANKIKKNSKRKELNIKKTTKVRLLK from the exons atggATGTTGTAATAAAAGAGGAATATATTAAGGAGGAACCTGATGACACGTTTGTTGATTGCAACATTGTAAAAGAGGAATACTGTGTCCAAGAAGATACAGTAACGTTCCAAATAACAGAAGAGCCTGA TTTTTCTACATTAAAATACGAAGCTGCGTCTGATTTAACAGATACTTTGAAATGTGGAGATCATGAAAA GATAAAAAGTGAGAATATGTGGCAAGTGGATGAGACTCAATACAATAAATTGGACCCTCTTGCGGAACATAACAGCAGTTGTAGGATTATGGATGACGAAGTATTTTCACCAAAAAATG GTAATGACACTAAAACGAAAACGCCTGGACGCAAAAAGAAAGGAGATCCCGAAAAGTGGGCTCAAAATATAAGAGTGAAGTCTCGAGAAAAAGGACTTCCTTATATCAACAGAGCTGGAAAATTAATTCCTCAGAAATCTAAAAAGGAACCTTGCTACACAAAGTGTAGAAGGCGCTGTACGTCAATCTTCAGTGAAGAGGAACGAGATGTGATCTTTCAGAAATTTTGGAATCTCAgtaatattgaaaagaaattcttTTTCGCTGAATTCATCacgaagaaggaaaaaaataacaaacgtAAAACTGTTAAGCTTTCAAGGCGCACGTACACTTTTCAATATTACTTTGAAAGGAACAATGAGAAATATCAAGTCTGTCgaacttttttcttaaatacaatTAACGTCTCGGAAACCTCTATTTACTACTTTTTTGATAATATGTACAATTCTGACAGCGTTgcgaacaaaattaaaaaaaatagtaaaagaaaagaattaaatatcaAGAAAACAACAAAAGTGCGTCTATTAAAATAA
- the LOC129801316 gene encoding zinc finger protein 39-like: METKIEEQLIDCVVKEEYIMNENSLIYIKKEPEEPPKALNVSEEAIQFENPMNKEAEPSTKVPLNKKHQCPICQKKIISEWHLDKHIKTHSHHENRFFCCICCTNFKKKGSLRLHMKYNHIRRIHEKKLDNEDNEEECPVCGKLFSSKFSCQRHQETFHSTNENYYKCDKCDKKFTHRSYLRIHAHVHSREKNYICQKCKRAFKTQKFLERHEKKHANQMLLPTYKCIFCPRTYKSTSVLNTHMSRSHHYSSSAADVSDCNLNNTCDQDTTENEASANLKCEFCEKNYFNKESLAEHKRVVHAIEIYDKDLLRCPVCYRGFKQKQQLTLHKVVHVNRPLFACEVCDKKCTSTARLRDHMRTHRNHTKKELLHCTLCKGKFTQRWYLDKHLKRYHGQDK, from the exons atggagacaaaaatCGAAGAGCAACTAATAGATTGTGTTGTCAAAGAGGAGTACATTATGAATGAAAACTCTttgatttatattaaaaaagagCCAGA AGAACCCCCCAAAGCTTTGAATGTATCTGAAGAAGCGATACAATTTGAGAATCCGATGAACAAAGAAGCAGAACCAAGTACGAAGGTTCCACTAAATAAGAAACACCAATGCCCAATTTGCCAAAAAAAGATAATCAGCGAATGGCATTTAGATAAACATATCAAAACTCACTCTCATCATGAGAATAGATTTTTCTGTTGTATCTGTTGCACAAACTTTAAAAAGAAGGGTAGTTTGAGGTTACATATGAAATATAATCATATAAGACGAATTCACGAGAA AAAACTCGATAATGAAGATAATGAAGAAGAATGTCCAGTTTGTGGAAagttattttcatcaaaattcagTTGCCAACGCCATCAAGAAACATTTCATAGCACGAACGAAAATTATTACAAGTGTGATAAATGCGACAAGAAATTCACACATCGCTCATATCTCCGTATACATGCACACGTTCACAGCAGAGAAAAGAACTATATTTGCCAGAAATGTAAAAGAGCATTTAAAACACAGAAATTTCTCGAACGTCATGAGAAAAAGCACGCCAACCAAATGCTCCTTCCAACCtacaaatgcattttttgtCCTAGGACTTACAAAAGCACAAGTGTTTTAAACACTCACATGAGCAGATCGCATCACTATTCATCTAGTGCag ccGATGTATCAGATTGTAACTTAAACAATACGTGCGATCAAGATACGACTGAAAATGAAGCGTCCGCGAATTTAAAGTGTGAATTTTGCGAGAAGAACTATTTTAACAAAGAATCACTTGCAGAACATAAACGTGTTGTGCATGCAATTGAAATATATGACAAAGATCTCTTGCGATGTCCTGTATGTTACAGGGGATTTAAGCAAAAGCAGCAACTAACACTACACAAGGTAGTTCATGTTAACAGACCTCTTTTCGCCTGCGAAGTATGCGATAAGAAATGCACTTCTACTGCTCGTCTCAGGGACCACATGAGGACTCACAGAAATCATACCAAAAAGGAACTCTTGCATTGTACCTTGTGTAAAGGAAAATTTACGCAAAGGTGGTACTTGGATAAGCATTTAAAGAGATATCATGGTCAAGACAAATAA
- the LOC129801310 gene encoding oocyte zinc finger protein XlCOF6-like — MEIKKEEDKVYLEHFVKEEYSINEGTSSYIKEEPTDIADEADEDNQQNMIKFEILEVAPEVKSEKKQHICLICNKTFSRPYALRVHMDVHNEIKYSCAHCTKTFITKEKLKIHIQLNHIDKSSDPCKICNQTFKSNVRLRIHMRRIHNVMRVVHECSTCGMKCLSEPTLQRHIRKVHEKNIVKVLFCAKCDRSFKTERYYKMHMESHENEKSKKGIECSICFRTLANNRTLKKHMTSHTNEKPYTCKICNKSFKDKLYVKKHFESVHMTFAEECINCVYCSKTFKKLDSLKSHMKRQHRGLPLRGDSTTCTIKTCSRAFETLDELKEHVKTHPIQKPFQCGTCQKTFQHKCLMLRHINLFHLKVNSDLDKRKFNCMVCSKKFIKKVHLERHILTHSSNRPYKCDMCSSSFKLLSILTHHKLIHTKPTKEEYVKCLYCKKAYYRKDYRTRHIKMCHPGLPTELTGDLIKCIICMQTFEYLVDARKHAETHKRPFQCEYCHKKISTKFGLEKHINKFHTDPIPSEDEGGAFECPTCIKSFRTSSILERHLIIHTRPYVCAICSYAFSSKGLMTRHILRHRKYKPYGCSFCHKKFNFISELRCHEAIHEKSFECPICSQSFKQKKSLDHHIQKHASEIPRKPTKNELQCLQLKDESFRNYINDKEKLFEVKTEDGSSASTTFQEIDTTFIKVEKGIVKEEPEEYE, encoded by the exons ATGGAAATCAAAAAGGAAGAAGACAAAGTGTATTTGGAACATTTTGTGAAGGAGGAATATTCTATTAACGAAGGAACATCTTCTTATATAAAAGAGGAGCCTAC GGACATAGCTGATGAAGCTGATGAAGACAATCAACAGAACATGATTAAATTTGAGATTCTAGAAGTTGCTCCAGAAGTGAAATCGGAAAAGAAACAGCATATTTGCCTGATTTGCAACAAGACTTTCTCAAGACCTTATGCGTTGAGAGTGCATATGGATGTACACAATGAGATCAAATATTCCTGTGCTCACTGCACCAAAACATTTATTACaaaggaaaaactgaaaattcacaTTCAATTAAATCATATTGATAAATCTTCTGACCCTTGCAAGATTTGTAACCAAACATTCAAAAGTAATGTCCGTCTTAGGATTCATATGAGAAGGATTCATAACGTTATGCGAGTTGTTCATGAATGCAGCACTTGTGGCATGAAATGTTTATCTGAACCCACTTTGCAACGTCACATTAGGAAAGTTCACGAAAA aaatattgTAAAGGTGTTATTTTGTGCAAAGTGTGATAGATCATTTAAAACAGAACGATACTACAAAATGCATATGGAAAGTCACGAgaacgaaaaatcaaaaaagggAATTGAATGTAGTATTTGTTTTAGAACATTAGCAAACAATCGCActttgaaaaaacacatgaCTAGCCATACAAATGAAAAACCCTACACTTGTAAAATCTGCAATAAGTCATTTAAAGATAAACTTTACGTAAAGAAACATTTTGAATCTGTCCACATGACTTTCGCCGAGGAATGTATTAACTGCGTTTACTGCAGTAAGACTTTCAAAAAGTTGGACAGCTTAAAGAGTCACATGAAAAGGCAGCACCGTGGTCTTCCTTTAAGag gtgATTCAACTACATGCACAATCAAAACGTGCAGTAGAGCATTCGAAACTCTTGACGAACTGAAGGAACATGTAAAGACTCATCCAATTCAAAAACCTTTTCAATGTGGAACGTGTCAAAAAACGTTCCAGCATAAATGCCTTATGCTGCGACACATTAATCTCTTTCATTTGAAAGTGAATAGCGATTTAGATAAAAGGAAATTTAACTGTATGGTTTGCTCcaagaaatttattaagaagGTCCATCTTGAGAGGCACATCCTCACGCATAGTTCTAATAGGCCTTACAAATGCGACATGTGTTCTAGTTCTTTTAAATTACTATCAATATTAACACATCACAAATTGATTCATACTAAACCCACAAAAGAAGAATATGTGAAATGTTTGTATTGCAAAAAGGCATATTACCGAAAAGATTACCGAACCAGGCATATTAAAATGTGCCACCCTGGTCTACCTACTGAACTTACAG GTGATCTTATCAAATGCATAATATGCATGCAGACGTTTGAATATCTAGTCGATGCAAGGAAGCATGCGGAGACGCATAAAAGGCCTTTTCAATGTGAATATTGTCATAAAAAAATCAGTACCAAATTTGGATTAGAGAAGCATATAAATAAGTTTCACACGGATCCCATACCGAGTGAAGACGAGGGAGGAGCTTTTGAATGTCCCACTTGCATTAAGAGCTTCAGAACAAGTAGTATTCTCGAAAGGCATTTGATCATTCATACAAGACCATATGTGTGTGCTATATGTTCCTACGCATTTTCAAGCAAAGGCTTAATGACGAGGCATATACTTAGACACAGAAAATATAAACCCTACGGCTGTAGTTTTTGTcacaagaaatttaatttcataagTGAACTTAGGTGTCATGAAGCAATTCATGAGAAATCCTTTGAATGCCCCATTTGCTCTCAGTCATTCAAACAAAAGAAGAGTCTAGATCATCATATACAAAAACATGCTTCTGAAATACCCCGTAAACCAACAAAAAATGAATTACAATGTTTACAGTTAAAAGACGAATCTTTTAGAAACTATATAAATGATAAAGAAAAGCTCTTCGAAGTTAAAACAGAAGATGGTTCTTCAGCTTCCACTACTTTTCAAGAGATTGACACAACTTTTATAAAAGTTGAAAAAGGAATTGTGAAAGAGGAACCTGAGgaatatgaataa
- the LOC129801309 gene encoding oocyte zinc finger protein XlCOF6-like isoform X2, with protein sequence MEDKKEEDIVLMEHFVKEEYSISEGTSSYIKKEPANTEDEENKRNMIKFEILEVDPEVKSKKKKHTCLICNKTFSRSDGLRNHMDVHNDIKYSCAHCPKTFITKEKLKTHIQLNHVDKRSDPCKICKQIFKSNVRLKIHMRDIHNVRRVTHECSTCGKKFFSEQALQLHIRRAHEKNIVKVLFCSKCNKPFKREYNYKVHMENHVKSKKGFECNICFRILASKRTLRRHKPTHTNEKPFICKICNKSFRDKFFLKSHMNSVHVTFTEDPLKCVYCSKTFMKIGGLRTHNKRLHRGLPLRGDSTTCTIKKCSRVFDTLDELKEHVKTHSIEKPFQCGTCQMSFQHQYTLLRHINLSYTKDNKNNDIRKFACSICCKRFIEKDLLKKHMDKHSIERRYKCDQCSSSFKHSRFLARHKFMHSKPTKEEYVKCLYCNKEYCRKDYCAQHIKICHPGLPTELTGDVIKCSICMQTFKNLVDVRKHSQTHKKLLECEFCLLKIRSEFGLETHINKLHTDVLPSEDEEGTFECPTCVKKFTTSRILESHLIIHKRPFMCAICSYSFSSKILLNKHVITHRKYKPYGCSLCHKKFDFISELKKHKVIHNKSFVCSICRRKFKLKKNLKQHILIKHTSTNLLKPSNNEIQNYELKDEEFKGHIADQEKLLSAKAEDDSSAFATHQKIETIFIKVEKGIVKEENE encoded by the exons ATGGAAGATAAAAAAGAAGAGGATATAGTTTTAATGGAACATTTTGTGAAGGAGGAATATTCTATTAGTGAAGGAACATCTTCTTACATAAAAAAAGAACCTGC GAACACTgaagatgaagaaaataaaCGGAACATGATTAAATTTGAGATTCTAGAAGTTGATCCAGAAGTTAAATCGAAAAAGAAAAAGCATACTTGCCTGATTTGCAACAAGACTTTCTCAAGAAGTGATGGATTGAGAAATCATATGGATGTACACAATGATATCAAATATTCCTGTGCTCACTGTCCCAAAACATTTATTACAAAGGAAAAACTAAAAACTCACATTCAATTAAACCACGTTGATAAACGTTCTGACCCTTGCAAGATTTGCAAACAAATATTTAAGAGTAATGTCCGTCTTAAGATTCATATGAGAGATATTCACAACGTAAGGCGAGTTACACATGAATGCAGTACCTGCGgcaagaaatttttttctgaacaaGCCTTGCAGCTTCATATCAGAAGAGCTCACGAAAA aaatattgTGAAGGTGTTGTTTTGCTCAAAGTGTAATAAACCATTTAAAAGAGAATACAACTACAAAGTGCATATGGAAAATCACGTAAAATCAAAAAAGGGATTTGAGTGTAATATTTGCTTCAGGATATTAGCAAGCAAACGCACTTTGAGAAGACACAAGCCTACTCATACAAACGAAAAACCCTTCATTTGCAAAATTTGCAACAAATCATTTagagataaatttttcttaaaaagtcaTATGAATTCTGTCCATGTGACTTTTACCGAGGATCCTCTTAAATGTGTATACTGTAGTAAAACGTTCATGAAAATTGGAGGTCTGAGGACTCACAACAAAAGGCTGCACCGTGGCCTTCCTTTAAGAG GTGATTCAACTACATGCACTATCAAGAAGTGCAGTAGGGTATTTGATACTCTTGACGAATTGAAGGAACATGTAAAGACCCATTCAATTGAAAAACCCTTTCAATGTGGGACGTGTCAAATGTCGTTTCAGCATCAATACACTTTGCTGAGACACATTAATTTGTCTTATACGAAagacaataaaaataatgatataAGAAAATTCGCCTGTAGCATTTGCTGCAAGAGATTTATTGAAAAGGATCTTCTTAAAAAGCACATGGACAAGCATAGTATCGAGAGACGATATAAATGTGACCAATGTTCCAGTTCTTTTAAACATTCCCGCTTCTTGGCTCGTCATAAATTTATGCATTCAAAGCCCACAAAAGAAGAATACGTAAAATGTCTCTATTGCAATAAGGAGTATTGTCGAAAAGATTATTGCGCtcagcatattaaaatttgccaCCCTGGTCTACCTACTGAACTTACAG GTGATGTTATCAAGTGCTCAATTTGTATGCAGACCTTCAAAAATCTAGTTGATGTAAGAAAGCATTCTCAGACTCACAAAAAACTtttggaatgtgaattttgtctcTTGAAAATCAGAAGTGAATTTGGATTAGAGACacatataaataaattacatacGGATGTATTACCAAGCGAAGACGAAGAAGGGACTTTTGAATGTCCCACTTGTGTTAAGAAGTTTACAACGAGTAGAATTCTTGAAAGTCATTTGATCATTCATAAAAGACCATTTATGTGTGCTATATGTTCATATTCATTTTCAAGTAAAATTCTATTGAATAAGCATGTAATCACACATCGAAAATACAAACCCTATGGCTGTAGTCTTTGCCAcaaaaaatttgatttcataagTGAGCTTAAGAAACATAAAGTAATTCATAATAAATCTTTTGTATGCTCCATTTGTCGtcgaaaatttaaactaaaaaaaaatctcaagcaACATATATTAATAAAGCACACTTCTACAAATCTACTTAAACCATCAAATAATGAAATACAAAACTACGAATTGAAAGATGAGGAATTCAAAGGCCACATTGCAGATCAAGAAAAGCTCTTGAGTGCTAAGGCAGAAGATGATTCTTCAGCTTTCGCAACCCATCAAAAGATtgaaacaattttcataaaagttgAAAAGGGCATTGTTAAAGaagaaaacgaataa
- the LOC129801309 gene encoding oocyte zinc finger protein XlCOF6-like isoform X1, producing MPGRPVPSPIHSEHFTTTMEDKKEEDIVLMEHFVKEEYSISEGTSSYIKKEPANTEDEENKRNMIKFEILEVDPEVKSKKKKHTCLICNKTFSRSDGLRNHMDVHNDIKYSCAHCPKTFITKEKLKTHIQLNHVDKRSDPCKICKQIFKSNVRLKIHMRDIHNVRRVTHECSTCGKKFFSEQALQLHIRRAHEKNIVKVLFCSKCNKPFKREYNYKVHMENHVKSKKGFECNICFRILASKRTLRRHKPTHTNEKPFICKICNKSFRDKFFLKSHMNSVHVTFTEDPLKCVYCSKTFMKIGGLRTHNKRLHRGLPLRGDSTTCTIKKCSRVFDTLDELKEHVKTHSIEKPFQCGTCQMSFQHQYTLLRHINLSYTKDNKNNDIRKFACSICCKRFIEKDLLKKHMDKHSIERRYKCDQCSSSFKHSRFLARHKFMHSKPTKEEYVKCLYCNKEYCRKDYCAQHIKICHPGLPTELTGDVIKCSICMQTFKNLVDVRKHSQTHKKLLECEFCLLKIRSEFGLETHINKLHTDVLPSEDEEGTFECPTCVKKFTTSRILESHLIIHKRPFMCAICSYSFSSKILLNKHVITHRKYKPYGCSLCHKKFDFISELKKHKVIHNKSFVCSICRRKFKLKKNLKQHILIKHTSTNLLKPSNNEIQNYELKDEEFKGHIADQEKLLSAKAEDDSSAFATHQKIETIFIKVEKGIVKEENE from the exons ATGCCTGGTAGACCAGTCCCCTCCCCAATACACTCAG AACATTTTACAACAACAATGGAAGATAAAAAAGAAGAGGATATAGTTTTAATGGAACATTTTGTGAAGGAGGAATATTCTATTAGTGAAGGAACATCTTCTTACATAAAAAAAGAACCTGC GAACACTgaagatgaagaaaataaaCGGAACATGATTAAATTTGAGATTCTAGAAGTTGATCCAGAAGTTAAATCGAAAAAGAAAAAGCATACTTGCCTGATTTGCAACAAGACTTTCTCAAGAAGTGATGGATTGAGAAATCATATGGATGTACACAATGATATCAAATATTCCTGTGCTCACTGTCCCAAAACATTTATTACAAAGGAAAAACTAAAAACTCACATTCAATTAAACCACGTTGATAAACGTTCTGACCCTTGCAAGATTTGCAAACAAATATTTAAGAGTAATGTCCGTCTTAAGATTCATATGAGAGATATTCACAACGTAAGGCGAGTTACACATGAATGCAGTACCTGCGgcaagaaatttttttctgaacaaGCCTTGCAGCTTCATATCAGAAGAGCTCACGAAAA aaatattgTGAAGGTGTTGTTTTGCTCAAAGTGTAATAAACCATTTAAAAGAGAATACAACTACAAAGTGCATATGGAAAATCACGTAAAATCAAAAAAGGGATTTGAGTGTAATATTTGCTTCAGGATATTAGCAAGCAAACGCACTTTGAGAAGACACAAGCCTACTCATACAAACGAAAAACCCTTCATTTGCAAAATTTGCAACAAATCATTTagagataaatttttcttaaaaagtcaTATGAATTCTGTCCATGTGACTTTTACCGAGGATCCTCTTAAATGTGTATACTGTAGTAAAACGTTCATGAAAATTGGAGGTCTGAGGACTCACAACAAAAGGCTGCACCGTGGCCTTCCTTTAAGAG GTGATTCAACTACATGCACTATCAAGAAGTGCAGTAGGGTATTTGATACTCTTGACGAATTGAAGGAACATGTAAAGACCCATTCAATTGAAAAACCCTTTCAATGTGGGACGTGTCAAATGTCGTTTCAGCATCAATACACTTTGCTGAGACACATTAATTTGTCTTATACGAAagacaataaaaataatgatataAGAAAATTCGCCTGTAGCATTTGCTGCAAGAGATTTATTGAAAAGGATCTTCTTAAAAAGCACATGGACAAGCATAGTATCGAGAGACGATATAAATGTGACCAATGTTCCAGTTCTTTTAAACATTCCCGCTTCTTGGCTCGTCATAAATTTATGCATTCAAAGCCCACAAAAGAAGAATACGTAAAATGTCTCTATTGCAATAAGGAGTATTGTCGAAAAGATTATTGCGCtcagcatattaaaatttgccaCCCTGGTCTACCTACTGAACTTACAG GTGATGTTATCAAGTGCTCAATTTGTATGCAGACCTTCAAAAATCTAGTTGATGTAAGAAAGCATTCTCAGACTCACAAAAAACTtttggaatgtgaattttgtctcTTGAAAATCAGAAGTGAATTTGGATTAGAGACacatataaataaattacatacGGATGTATTACCAAGCGAAGACGAAGAAGGGACTTTTGAATGTCCCACTTGTGTTAAGAAGTTTACAACGAGTAGAATTCTTGAAAGTCATTTGATCATTCATAAAAGACCATTTATGTGTGCTATATGTTCATATTCATTTTCAAGTAAAATTCTATTGAATAAGCATGTAATCACACATCGAAAATACAAACCCTATGGCTGTAGTCTTTGCCAcaaaaaatttgatttcataagTGAGCTTAAGAAACATAAAGTAATTCATAATAAATCTTTTGTATGCTCCATTTGTCGtcgaaaatttaaactaaaaaaaaatctcaagcaACATATATTAATAAAGCACACTTCTACAAATCTACTTAAACCATCAAATAATGAAATACAAAACTACGAATTGAAAGATGAGGAATTCAAAGGCCACATTGCAGATCAAGAAAAGCTCTTGAGTGCTAAGGCAGAAGATGATTCTTCAGCTTTCGCAACCCATCAAAAGATtgaaacaattttcataaaagttgAAAAGGGCATTGTTAAAGaagaaaacgaataa